A window of the Mucilaginibacter sp. cycad4 genome harbors these coding sequences:
- a CDS encoding deoxynucleoside kinase: MHLAIVGNIGAGKTTLTEMLTKNYGWDPLYEAVDNNPYLEDFYSDMKRWSFNLQIYFLNSRYRQIIDIQKSGHNIIQDRTIYEDAYIFAENLHDMGLMTTRDYENYESIFQNITEFIKPPDLLVYLKASVPTLVSNIQRRGREYEIGIRLDYLSKLNEKYDKWINNYKLGKLLILDKDNLDFANNTEDMATIVNLIEREINGLF; this comes from the coding sequence ATGCACTTAGCTATTGTAGGAAATATAGGCGCCGGAAAGACCACCCTTACCGAGATGCTCACCAAAAATTACGGGTGGGACCCTTTGTATGAAGCTGTAGATAATAACCCCTATTTAGAGGATTTTTACAGCGATATGAAACGCTGGAGCTTTAACCTGCAGATCTATTTCCTGAACAGCCGTTACCGCCAGATCATCGACATCCAAAAAAGCGGGCATAATATTATCCAGGACCGTACCATTTATGAGGATGCCTATATTTTTGCCGAAAACCTGCATGATATGGGCCTGATGACAACGCGCGATTACGAAAACTATGAATCAATTTTTCAGAATATAACCGAGTTTATAAAACCGCCCGATCTGCTGGTTTACCTTAAAGCTTCGGTACCAACACTGGTAAGCAATATCCAGCGCCGCGGCCGTGAGTATGAAATAGGTATCCGTTTAGATTATCTTTCAAAACTGAACGAAAAGTATGATAAGTGGATCAACAATTATAAATTGGGCAAGCTACTGATCCTCGATAAGGATAACCTTGATTTTGCCAACAATACGGAAGATATGGCCACCATCGTAAACCTGATTGAACGGGAGATTAACGGGTTGTTTTAG
- the kdsB gene encoding 3-deoxy-manno-octulosonate cytidylyltransferase — protein sequence MEKNQSLPSGEIKKGFLGIIPARYASSRFPGKPLVDIGGKTMIRRVYEQAKKCRSLSEVIVATDDDRIFNHVNSFGGIAVMTGSNHHSGTDRCAEVARLHPGYDVIINIQGDEPFIDPEQITKLTACFNDPDTQLATLVKRILTEQELHNTNSPKVVINKLSEAIYFSRATLPHVRGQEPENWLEFHIFYKHIGIYGYRADVLQLITKLPVSPLEKAESLEQLRWIDNGYRIKVAETELETHAVDVPEDLEKLKFDI from the coding sequence ATGGAAAAAAATCAATCTCTCCCCTCCGGGGAGATTAAGAAGGGCTTTTTAGGCATCATACCCGCCCGTTACGCATCGTCACGTTTTCCCGGTAAACCATTGGTTGATATCGGTGGTAAAACCATGATCAGGCGCGTATATGAGCAGGCTAAAAAATGCCGGAGCCTTAGCGAGGTTATCGTAGCTACCGATGACGACCGTATTTTTAATCATGTAAACAGCTTTGGCGGGATTGCCGTAATGACCGGTTCCAATCACCATAGTGGTACCGACCGTTGTGCCGAAGTTGCCCGCCTGCACCCCGGGTATGATGTGATTATCAATATCCAGGGCGACGAGCCTTTTATCGATCCAGAGCAGATCACCAAATTAACAGCGTGCTTTAACGATCCTGATACCCAACTGGCCACTCTTGTAAAAAGGATCCTGACCGAACAGGAACTGCATAATACCAATTCGCCCAAGGTGGTGATCAATAAACTATCCGAAGCCATTTATTTTTCACGCGCCACGCTACCTCACGTCCGTGGGCAGGAGCCTGAAAACTGGCTCGAATTTCATATTTTTTATAAGCACATAGGCATTTATGGTTACCGGGCCGATGTATTGCAACTGATCACCAAACTTCCTGTATCCCCGCTTGAAAAAGCCGAAAGCCTGGAGCAGCTTCGCTGGATAGATAATGGCTACCGCATCAAAGTGGCCGAAACCGAGCTGGAAACCCATGCGGTTGATGTGCCGGAAGACCTGGAGAAACTAAAGTTTGATATATAG
- a CDS encoding FIST N-terminal domain-containing protein, which translates to MRIRQHHFVNKGWVNYFADPEFSAEKCQLVLAFGAPKLITGPEIYDYLKTSYPNANIVFASTAGEILGSEVYDDSIVVTALELEKSTITCTCTHVNKQANSAETGAFLMAQLDKKGLNCVFIISDGTFINGSELVDGFNRDNPGKVPVTGGLAGDAARFNSTFTSLNAIPTQGNVIAIGFYGDSLQISHGSSGGWEEFGPQRTITRSDKNVLFEIDGKSALDLYKEYLGEYAKELPGSALLFPLSLNIEDSDKKLVRTILSVNEDKKSMTFAGNLPEGSKVRLMKANFEKLIGASSSAATDAITGPEHANLAILISCVGRKLVLNDRTDEELMAAKHIFGNETAMAGFYSYGELSPLNKGSNCELHNQTMTITTFTER; encoded by the coding sequence ATGAGGATAAGGCAGCATCATTTTGTAAACAAGGGCTGGGTAAATTATTTTGCCGATCCTGAATTTAGTGCTGAAAAATGCCAGCTGGTACTTGCTTTCGGTGCGCCGAAATTAATTACCGGTCCTGAAATCTATGATTATCTTAAAACAAGCTATCCCAATGCCAATATTGTTTTCGCCTCCACCGCGGGCGAGATCCTAGGTAGTGAGGTATATGATGATAGTATAGTAGTGACGGCTCTTGAGCTTGAAAAATCAACCATTACCTGCACGTGTACCCACGTAAACAAACAGGCTAACAGTGCCGAAACAGGTGCCTTCCTGATGGCGCAACTGGATAAAAAAGGCTTAAACTGTGTATTCATTATATCCGACGGCACTTTTATAAACGGAAGTGAGCTGGTTGACGGCTTTAACCGCGATAACCCCGGGAAGGTTCCCGTAACAGGTGGCCTGGCCGGTGATGCAGCACGGTTTAACAGTACATTTACCAGTCTTAACGCCATTCCCACCCAAGGCAATGTGATAGCCATTGGCTTTTATGGTGATAGCCTGCAAATTAGCCACGGCTCAAGCGGGGGCTGGGAAGAGTTTGGGCCTCAACGAACCATCACCCGGTCGGATAAAAACGTACTTTTTGAGATAGATGGTAAAAGCGCACTCGATCTTTACAAAGAATATTTAGGTGAGTATGCTAAAGAGCTGCCCGGCTCGGCCCTATTGTTCCCATTATCATTAAACATTGAAGATTCGGACAAAAAGCTCGTGCGAACCATATTAAGCGTTAACGAAGACAAAAAATCAATGACTTTTGCCGGCAATTTGCCCGAAGGGAGTAAAGTACGCCTGATGAAAGCCAACTTTGAAAAACTGATAGGTGCTTCATCATCGGCCGCTACCGATGCCATAACAGGGCCGGAGCATGCCAACCTGGCCATATTGATTAGTTGTGTGGGCCGAAAACTGGTGCTTAATGACCGCACCGACGAAGAGTTAATGGCAGCCAAACATATTTTCGGTAATGAAACCGCTATGGCAGGCTTTTATTCATACGGAGAGCTGTCGCCCCTTAATAAAGGGTCAAATTGTGAGCTGCATAACCAAACCATGACTATCACCACCTTTACCGAACGTTAA
- a CDS encoding ATP-binding protein, with protein sequence MDYHYLLDKQIKKMLPAQYLEDEAILQFLGAVNNSFKNFEKSIKLADHAFNVSEREYVTVTDNLKLQNEIKQRSTSQLKEAIRALNPDVELNISDSDDDLIHIISFLHERIAKAKELEVDLIHSKELAEKAAMAKAQFLSIMSHEIRTPMNAVIGFTHLLIHQDPKPEQMEFLNFLKFSAENLLVLINDILDFSKIEAGGVEFENVDFSLTDLIKNIRLALLQKANEKNIQIKLMMDQDLPNAIIGDPVRLGQILTNLMSNAVKFTHKGKVTITASLASSTANSSTIDFEIADTGIGITPDKIDHIFESFNQASSDTTRKYGGTGLGLTITKRLLQLLGSDITVESEYGKGSVFNFSLTFKNSKKLLSSTADSDEFYRLKSLKGTRLLIAEDNQINVILAKQFMKQWEVECDVAENGEIALMLVQTHDYDMVLMDLQMPEMDGYQATRAIRELPDDKYKKLPIIALTASAMLDIQDMAFTVGMNDYVSKPFNPNELHRKIELYSRQKERV encoded by the coding sequence ATGGATTACCATTACTTATTAGATAAGCAGATAAAGAAGATGCTTCCGGCACAGTACCTGGAAGATGAAGCTATTTTGCAGTTTTTGGGTGCCGTAAATAACAGTTTCAAAAATTTTGAAAAGTCGATAAAACTGGCCGATCATGCTTTTAATGTGAGTGAGCGCGAATACGTAACCGTTACGGATAACCTGAAGCTGCAAAATGAGATCAAACAGCGTTCTACCTCTCAACTAAAAGAAGCTATAAGGGCACTTAATCCCGATGTGGAGTTAAACATCTCCGACTCAGACGATGACCTCATCCATATCATCAGCTTTTTACATGAGCGCATAGCCAAAGCTAAAGAACTGGAAGTTGACCTGATCCATTCAAAAGAGCTTGCCGAAAAGGCGGCAATGGCCAAAGCACAGTTCCTGAGTATTATGAGCCACGAGATCCGTACGCCAATGAACGCCGTTATTGGTTTTACGCACCTGCTCATCCACCAGGACCCCAAGCCCGAGCAAATGGAGTTTCTGAACTTCCTCAAGTTTTCGGCCGAAAACCTGCTGGTGCTCATCAATGATATATTGGATTTTAGTAAGATAGAAGCCGGTGGCGTTGAATTTGAAAATGTGGACTTTAGTCTTACCGATCTGATCAAAAATATACGCCTGGCCCTGCTGCAAAAGGCAAACGAAAAAAACATCCAGATAAAACTGATGATGGACCAGGACTTGCCCAATGCCATCATTGGCGATCCGGTGCGCCTTGGTCAGATCCTCACAAACCTGATGAGCAATGCTGTTAAATTTACGCATAAAGGAAAGGTAACAATAACCGCATCCTTAGCAAGCAGCACAGCTAATTCATCAACCATTGATTTTGAGATAGCCGATACCGGCATTGGTATAACGCCCGATAAAATTGATCATATTTTTGAAAGCTTTAACCAGGCCAGTTCAGATACAACCCGCAAATACGGTGGTACGGGTTTGGGCTTAACTATTACCAAACGCCTGCTGCAACTGCTTGGCAGTGACATTACAGTTGAAAGCGAATATGGCAAAGGCTCGGTATTTAACTTCAGCCTTACTTTTAAAAACAGTAAAAAACTATTGAGCAGCACGGCCGATAGCGATGAGTTTTACCGTTTAAAAAGCCTTAAAGGTACCAGGCTGTTGATTGCCGAAGATAACCAGATCAATGTGATACTGGCCAAACAGTTCATGAAACAATGGGAGGTTGAATGTGATGTTGCCGAAAACGGCGAAATAGCCCTGATGCTGGTGCAAACTCATGACTATGATATGGTTTTGATGGACCTGCAAATGCCCGAAATGGACGGCTACCAGGCAACCCGCGCCATACGCGAACTGCCTGACGATAAGTACAAAAAACTGCCCATCATAGCCCTCACCGCATCTGCCATGCTTGATATCCAGGATATGGCGTTCACCGTTGGTATGAATGATTATGTGAGCAAGCCCTTTAACCCCAATGAACTGCACCGCAAGATTGAGTTATACAGCAGGCAAAAGGAAAGGGTATAA
- a CDS encoding CTP synthase: MTKYIFVTGGVTSSLGKGIISASLAKLLQSRGYRVTIQKFDPYINIDPGTLNPYEHGECYVTEDGAETDLDLGHYERFLNTPTSKANNITTGRIYQNVINKEREGAFLGKTVQVVPHITDEIKRNFRILGENGEYDIVITELGGTVGDIESLPYIEAVRQFRWEIGSANSLVIHLTLVPFLAAAGELKTKPTQHSVKMLLEYGIQPDILVCRTEHHLTNDIRKKIALFCNVNINAVIESIDAPSIYDVPLLMLKEQLDKTVLTKLKLPHKNEPSLENWKEFLGRLKNPTADVRIALVGKYVELPDAYKSITEAFIHAGAKQECKVRIEYIPSEQLTPENAVEKLKGMHGVLVAPGFGERGFEGKIQAIRHVRENNIPFFGICLGMQCAVVEFGRNVLGFEDANSTEMNPDTPYPVIGMMEDQKNITNKGGTMRLGAYPCDIKKGTKAAAIYGKNHISERHRHRYEFNNEYLKQYEAAGLTPSGINPDNGLVEIVELKNHPFFVGSQFHPELKSTVANPHPLFINFVAASLAYARKK; the protein is encoded by the coding sequence ATGACTAAATATATTTTTGTTACGGGCGGTGTTACCTCATCGTTAGGAAAAGGTATAATCTCTGCTTCTTTAGCCAAGCTCCTTCAATCGCGCGGTTACCGCGTAACCATCCAAAAGTTTGATCCTTATATCAATATTGATCCGGGAACGCTTAACCCTTATGAGCACGGCGAATGCTATGTTACCGAAGATGGCGCCGAAACCGATCTTGACCTTGGCCATTATGAGCGTTTTCTGAACACGCCTACTTCAAAGGCCAACAACATCACTACCGGCCGTATCTACCAAAATGTAATTAATAAAGAGCGCGAAGGAGCATTTTTAGGAAAAACTGTACAGGTAGTGCCCCACATTACCGACGAAATAAAAAGAAACTTCCGTATCCTGGGCGAAAACGGTGAATATGACATTGTGATCACCGAATTGGGAGGTACCGTAGGCGATATTGAATCGTTACCATATATTGAGGCTGTAAGGCAGTTCCGCTGGGAAATTGGCTCAGCTAACTCTTTGGTTATCCACCTTACACTGGTACCTTTCCTTGCAGCAGCAGGTGAGCTAAAAACCAAACCAACACAGCACTCGGTAAAAATGTTACTGGAATATGGTATCCAGCCCGATATCCTGGTTTGCCGTACCGAACATCACCTTACCAACGATATCCGCAAAAAGATAGCGTTGTTTTGTAACGTGAATATCAATGCTGTTATTGAGTCAATTGACGCGCCAAGTATTTATGATGTGCCCCTGTTAATGCTGAAAGAACAGCTTGACAAAACCGTATTGACCAAATTAAAGCTTCCGCACAAAAACGAGCCGAGCCTCGAAAACTGGAAAGAATTTCTTGGCCGCCTGAAAAACCCGACCGCCGATGTACGTATTGCGCTGGTTGGTAAATATGTGGAGCTACCGGATGCATACAAATCCATTACCGAGGCTTTTATCCATGCCGGTGCTAAGCAGGAATGTAAAGTACGGATTGAATATATCCCTTCGGAGCAGCTTACGCCCGAAAACGCTGTTGAAAAACTAAAAGGTATGCACGGCGTACTGGTTGCCCCCGGATTTGGCGAGCGTGGTTTTGAAGGCAAGATCCAGGCTATCCGCCACGTGCGCGAAAACAACATCCCATTTTTTGGGATCTGTTTAGGTATGCAATGTGCGGTAGTTGAGTTTGGCCGTAACGTATTAGGATTTGAGGATGCCAACAGTACCGAAATGAACCCTGACACCCCTTACCCGGTTATCGGCATGATGGAAGATCAGAAAAACATCACCAACAAAGGCGGCACCATGCGTTTAGGCGCTTATCCCTGCGATATTAAAAAAGGCACCAAAGCGGCGGCTATTTACGGAAAAAACCACATATCCGAAAGGCACCGCCACCGTTATGAGTTTAATAACGAGTATCTTAAGCAATATGAGGCCGCCGGCCTTACCCCATCGGGCATAAATCCTGACAATGGCCTGGTGGAGATTGTAGAGCTTAAAAATCACCCGTTTTTTGTCGGTTCGCAATTTCACCCCGAATTAAAATCAACAGTTGCTAATCCGCACCCACTTTTTATTAACTTTGTCGCCGCTTCGCTGGCTTATGCCCGCAAAAAATAA
- the yidC gene encoding membrane protein insertase YidC: MDKNTFTGLFLIMAIIAGSIYFLKPSEADLKKEREVQHQDSLKKAGAAVAAAAAKTTAKFDTAKTAKVDSALLKMPFGAASVGKEEFVTIGNKELLIKLSTHGGKVASVELKNYKTFDKKPLVLFSGDNNQFGLKFAAGVANINTNNYYFTPSVKELNIAEKDSGSVTMRLSYSPTQYIDYVYSLKGDGFKLGLTIKPTGLDGVIANSSTINLNWATSLHKQEKDIKMERQYSTVYYYNTDGDADYLSEGKDDQKSISDKKMAWVAFKQHFFSNVLIAKGGITKTDIAVATDFNDTTDVKQMKADLSLTRGADGSLPLEFYFGPNRFNTLKDQGHDLDKLVNLGWGPLKYINRFAVLPVFNFLNKFNWNYGLIILVLTVLLKLVLSPLTYKSYLSMAKMRVLKPEMDEIKAKVGEDNPTLLQQEYLKLYKKAGVNPLGGCLPLLIQMPIVIAFFRFFPSLFELRGESFLWMHDLSTYDSVIKFAPIAFLGGVNHISLMCLLMTISTLIYTYFNNQISGATGQMKYIGYITPLVFLFTLNSYPAGLNYYYFLANMFTFLQQYLIKFMVDDKKIHAQIQENKKKPEDTKKKKSGFGAKMEEMMRQQQQIQAKKKP; encoded by the coding sequence ATGGATAAAAATACGTTTACAGGATTATTCCTGATCATGGCGATCATTGCCGGCTCGATATACTTTTTAAAGCCATCGGAAGCCGACCTTAAAAAAGAGCGCGAGGTACAGCACCAGGATTCGCTGAAAAAAGCGGGTGCCGCTGTAGCTGCCGCTGCTGCTAAAACCACAGCTAAGTTTGATACCGCCAAAACAGCCAAAGTTGATTCGGCTTTGTTAAAAATGCCTTTTGGCGCCGCATCAGTTGGTAAAGAAGAGTTTGTTACCATCGGTAATAAAGAATTGCTTATTAAATTAAGCACCCATGGAGGCAAGGTAGCTTCTGTTGAGTTAAAGAATTATAAAACTTTTGATAAAAAGCCTTTAGTGCTTTTCAGCGGCGACAATAACCAGTTTGGGTTAAAGTTTGCTGCCGGGGTTGCCAATATCAATACCAACAATTACTATTTTACCCCAAGTGTAAAGGAGCTTAACATAGCCGAAAAAGATTCCGGTTCGGTTACCATGCGTTTAAGCTATAGCCCTACCCAGTACATTGATTATGTGTACAGCTTAAAAGGTGATGGTTTTAAACTTGGGCTAACCATCAAGCCTACCGGTCTTGACGGCGTTATTGCCAATAGCAGCACCATTAACCTTAACTGGGCCACCAGCCTGCACAAACAGGAAAAAGACATCAAAATGGAGCGCCAGTATTCAACGGTATACTATTACAATACCGATGGTGATGCTGATTACCTAAGCGAAGGCAAAGACGATCAGAAAAGCATCAGCGATAAAAAAATGGCCTGGGTTGCTTTCAAACAACATTTCTTTTCAAACGTACTGATTGCTAAAGGCGGCATTACCAAAACAGATATTGCCGTTGCTACAGATTTTAACGATACCACCGATGTAAAACAAATGAAAGCCGACCTGTCGCTTACCCGCGGCGCCGATGGTTCTTTACCTTTGGAGTTTTACTTCGGCCCTAACCGTTTTAACACCCTTAAAGACCAGGGCCACGACCTTGATAAACTGGTTAACCTTGGCTGGGGACCGTTAAAATACATCAACCGTTTCGCGGTATTGCCGGTATTTAACTTCCTTAACAAGTTTAATTGGAACTATGGTTTGATCATCCTGGTATTGACTGTATTGCTTAAGCTGGTGTTATCGCCACTTACTTACAAATCATACCTTTCAATGGCTAAAATGCGTGTGCTGAAGCCCGAAATGGATGAGATCAAAGCTAAAGTTGGTGAGGATAACCCTACATTGCTACAACAGGAATACCTTAAGCTGTATAAAAAAGCAGGTGTTAACCCATTGGGCGGCTGTTTACCATTGCTGATCCAGATGCCTATAGTTATCGCGTTCTTCCGCTTTTTCCCAAGTTTATTTGAGCTAAGGGGCGAAAGCTTCCTGTGGATGCATGACCTTTCAACTTATGATTCAGTTATCAAATTTGCTCCGATAGCTTTCCTCGGCGGCGTTAACCACATTAGCTTAATGTGTTTACTGATGACCATTTCAACGTTGATTTATACTTATTTCAACAACCAGATCTCGGGTGCTACCGGGCAAATGAAATATATTGGTTACATCACCCCGCTGGTGTTCCTGTTTACGCTTAACAGCTACCCTGCCGGTTTGAACTATTATTACTTCTTAGCCAACATGTTCACCTTTTTACAGCAATACCTGATCAAATTCATGGTTGATGATAAAAAGATCCATGCCCAGATCCAGGAAAACAAAAAGAAACCTGAAGATACCAAGAAGAAAAAATCAGGCTTTGGCGCCAAAATGGAAGAGATGATGCGCCAGCAACAGCAAATCCAGGCTAAGAAGAAGCCGTAA
- a CDS encoding exonuclease domain-containing protein codes for MYAIVDIETTGGHASANGITEIAICIHDGKKIVKRFETLVNPQREIPIYISALTGITNEMVREAPPFEDVAADIYHLIHGKIFVAHNVNFDFSFVRYHLAAAGYDLQTNKLCTVRLGRKILPGLPSYSLGRLCKHLGIDNQSRHRAMGDAEATAELFTLLLNSDTDNHIKQSLKQGSKDQVLPPNLPKKDVDQLPYTPGVYYFHDQKGKVIYVGKAKNLKKRVSSHFTGNNPGLQRQEFLRNIHQVSYQVCGTELIAFVLEAIEIKRLWPKYNRSLKRFENAFCLYAFEDQRGYIRLAVDKYRKYSDPIYTCNSLLDGYNLLNKLIEAFDLCPKLCFIQKNNEPCISAAGSSCACEGIEPPDSYNEKVNNAIDQLKQALPTYAIRDEGRTGDEHSCILVEKGQFYGMGYISHYFDADNVQQLKSYLTPYPGNDYIKNIVATYASKYPDRMVVFG; via the coding sequence ATGTATGCAATTGTCGATATAGAAACCACAGGGGGGCATGCCAGCGCTAATGGTATTACTGAAATAGCCATATGCATACACGATGGTAAAAAAATAGTGAAACGATTTGAAACGCTTGTAAACCCGCAGCGTGAAATCCCTATCTACATCAGCGCCTTAACCGGTATTACCAATGAGATGGTAAGGGAAGCCCCTCCTTTTGAGGATGTGGCAGCAGACATTTATCACCTCATCCACGGCAAGATCTTTGTTGCCCACAATGTAAACTTTGATTTTTCTTTTGTAAGGTACCATCTCGCTGCTGCCGGGTATGATCTGCAAACCAATAAGCTTTGTACCGTAAGGCTCGGTCGTAAAATATTACCGGGATTACCCTCATACAGCCTGGGCCGGCTATGCAAACATCTGGGCATAGATAACCAAAGCCGCCACAGAGCTATGGGCGATGCCGAAGCTACTGCCGAACTGTTTACCCTGTTGCTGAACAGCGATACGGATAACCATATCAAACAATCCCTTAAGCAGGGCTCAAAAGACCAGGTATTGCCGCCCAATCTTCCTAAAAAGGATGTGGACCAGCTACCTTACACACCGGGCGTATATTACTTTCATGATCAAAAAGGGAAAGTAATATACGTAGGTAAAGCTAAAAACCTTAAAAAACGGGTAAGCAGTCATTTTACAGGTAATAATCCGGGATTGCAACGCCAGGAGTTTTTGCGTAACATTCACCAGGTAAGCTACCAGGTTTGCGGTACTGAACTTATCGCTTTTGTATTGGAAGCCATCGAGATCAAACGCCTGTGGCCAAAATATAACCGTTCATTAAAACGCTTTGAAAACGCTTTCTGCCTTTACGCTTTTGAAGATCAGCGCGGGTACATTCGTTTGGCAGTTGATAAATACCGCAAATACAGCGACCCGATATATACCTGCAACTCCCTGCTTGACGGGTATAACCTGCTCAACAAACTGATAGAAGCATTTGACCTGTGCCCTAAGCTTTGCTTTATACAAAAAAACAATGAGCCATGCATCAGCGCAGCCGGAAGTAGTTGCGCCTGCGAGGGGATTGAACCTCCCGACAGCTATAATGAAAAGGTCAACAATGCCATTGATCAGCTTAAACAGGCTTTACCCACTTACGCCATCAGGGATGAAGGCCGTACCGGCGATGAACATAGCTGTATTTTGGTTGAGAAAGGCCAGTTTTATGGTATGGGCTATATCTCCCATTATTTTGATGCCGATAACGTGCAGCAACTCAAAAGCTATCTCACACCCTACCCGGGAAATGATTATATCAAAAATATTGTAGCTACCTACGCATCTAAATATCCGGACAGAATGGTGGTGTTTGGATAG
- a CDS encoding pyridoxamine 5'-phosphate oxidase family protein, with protein sequence MDSINQQQPEDNMKDLNGPEALAKIKELAESAKSCFFVSSLKTGVPASVRPMSAQKIDDEGNFWFLSANDSHKNDELVKDPFVHLLFQGSGYSDFLNLYGIATITEDKEKIKELWEPTLKVWFTEGIDDPRISIIKVEPTEGYYWDNKHGNAIAFVKRLAGAAIGKTIDDSVEGKLVV encoded by the coding sequence ATGGATAGCATCAATCAACAACAGCCTGAGGATAATATGAAGGACCTGAATGGACCTGAAGCCTTGGCCAAAATCAAAGAACTTGCCGAAAGTGCAAAAAGCTGCTTCTTTGTGAGCAGTCTTAAAACAGGCGTACCTGCTTCGGTAAGGCCGATGTCAGCGCAGAAAATTGACGATGAGGGTAATTTTTGGTTTCTGAGTGCCAACGATAGCCACAAAAATGATGAGTTAGTTAAAGATCCCTTTGTCCACTTGCTTTTCCAGGGTTCCGGATATTCTGACTTTTTAAACCTTTATGGAATAGCCACCATTACTGAAGATAAAGAAAAGATCAAAGAACTATGGGAACCTACACTCAAAGTGTGGTTTACCGAAGGTATTGACGATCCGCGCATCAGCATTATTAAAGTTGAACCAACCGAAGGTTATTACTGGGACAATAAACATGGCAATGCCATCGCCTTTGTAAAACGGCTTGCCGGTGCAGCTATCGGCAAAACTATTGATGATTCGGTTGAGGGAAAGCTTGTTGTCTGA